GCTCATGGCGTACGTTATTTTAACGAGCTAACCAATATGGCGCAACTTACAGAGGAAGTTGGAGAGGTTGCACGTATTATAGCTAGGCGTTATGGAGAACAAAGTGAAAAAGAATCTGATAAAAATAAAGATTTAGGAGAAGAACTTGCTGATGTTATGTTTGTAGTATTATGTTTAGCAAATCAAACGGGTATAGACTTGCAAGAAGCGTTTGATAAAAAGTTAGATGTAAAAACAAAACGAGATCACGACAGACATCACAACAATCAAAAATTGAAATAAATTTAGTTACATCAGAGCAAGGAATCCATTAGAATATGAATCTACATTTAAATAAATCAACAATACATAAAACGTCGTCAATCCCAATCACAGGATCAAAAAGCGAATCTAATCGACTTTTGTTATTACAAGCTTTATATCCAGAGATTAAGATTGGTAATGTATCAAACAGTGACGATTCTGTATTAATGTCTAAGGCATTATCGTCTAAAGATACTGTCATAGATATACATCATGCAGGAACAGCAATGCGTTTTTTAACAGCTTATTTTTCGACTCAGGATGGGCGAGATATAGAGTTAACGGGATCTAAACGGATGAAGGAGCGTCCAATCGCTATTTTAGTTGATGCTTTAAATCAATTGGGAGCGGAGATAACATATAAAGAAAATGAAGGCTTTCCACCATTACTGATTAAAGGTGAAAAGCTAACTAAAAATAAAGTGACTTTAAAAGCTAATGTTAGTAGTCAGTATATCTCGGCATTATTATTAATAGCATCAACTTTAGAAAACGGATTAGAGCTTACCTTAGATGGCGAAATTACATCTGTACCGTATATTAAAATGACATTAAGTCTTTTGGAAGAAATTGGTATTGAAACTCAATTTGATGGTCAATTAATTACAGTCCAGCCTAAAAAGCAGTCTGAAGTAAAAAAGAAGCAACTAACCGTAGAGAGTGATTGGTCTTCAGCATCCTATTTTTATAGCATTGCGGCAATGTCAACTATTGGAACAAGTATTACCTTGTCTTCATACAAACAAAATAGCCTGCAAGGCGATTCCGCTTTAGCGACAATTTATAAGTCCTTTGGTGTGACAACAACATTTAAAGATAACAGTGTTACGCTTCAAAAGGAAGTAGAGGTTACTTTGGATGCTCAAATTAATTTCGATCTAAAAAATGCGCCAGATATTGCACAAACTATTTCGGTAACAGCATTCGGTTTAGGTTTAGAGTGTCATTTAACAGGACTACATACTTTAAAAATTAAAGAAACAGACCGTTTGGTAGCTTTAAAGACTGAAATTGAAAAATTAGGGGGAGAAGTTATCATAACAGACAATAGTTTAACATTAAAAAAAGCGACCAATAGACGACAAAACATTGCTGTTGCAACTTATAATGACCACCGGATGGCTATGGCATTTGCGCCTTTAGCATTAAAAACGCCTATAATTATTGAAGATTATAAAGTGGTTTCAAAATCTTACCCAACATTTTGGGATGATTTAGCTGCTTTAGGCTTCATTTTTAGCGTTTAATAAATAATAATTGCTCATTTACTTGACAAGGCCTATCTCCAGATTGTATATTTGCAATCTTGTTAACTTAACAACTATTTAATAAATGAAATTATCACACTTCCATTTTGACTTACCAGATGAATTATTAGCAGAATATCCTGCTGAAAACAGAGACGAGTCTCGTTTGATGGTATTAAATCGAAAAGAACAAACTATTGAGCATAGAATGTTCAAAGACATAATCGAATATTTTGATGAGAAGGATGTGATGATTCTTAACAACACCAAAGTATTTCCAGCGCGTTTATTTGGTAACAAAGAAAAAACAGGCGCTAGAATCGAAGTGTTTTTATTAAGAGAATTAAATAAAGAACAACGTCTTTGGGATGTTTTAGTAGATCCAGCTCGTAAAATACGTATTGGTAACAAATTATATTTCGGCGACGACGAAACATTAGTAGCAGAAGTTATTGATAATACAACGTCTAGAGGACGTACTTTACGTTTCTTATATGACGGGTCTTACGAAGAGTTTAGAAAAAAATTACAATTATTAGGAGAAACACCTTTACCAAAATATATTAAAAGAGACGTAGAGCCGGAAGATGAAGAGCGTTACCAGACAATTTATGCAAAAGAAGAAGGGGCTGTAGCAGCACCAACAGCAGGGATGCACTTTTCTAAGCATTTATTAAAACGTTTAGAAATTAAAGGAGTCGATTTTGCAGAAGTAACATTGCATGTTGGATTAGGAACATTTAATCCAGTAGAGGTTGAAGATCTATCTAAGCATAAAATGGATAGTGAAGAGCTTAAAATTGAAGCAGCAGCAGTAGAGATTATCAATAATGCTAAAAAAGAAAAGCGTCGTATTTGTGCAGTGGGTACAACAGCAATGCGTGCTATAGAAAGCTCAGTATCTTCAAGCGGAACATTAAACGAAATAGAAGGATGGACAAATAAATTTATTTTTCCTCCATACGATTTTAGTATTGCTAACGCTATGATTACTAATTTTCATACACCAAAATCAACATTAATGATGATGGTATCTGCATTTGCTGGTCATGATTTTATGAAAAAAGCATACGATGAAGCAGTAAAAGAAAAGTACAAATTTTACAGTTATGGAGACGCGATGTTAATCATCTAATCCTTCTACTATAGATAATTAAAACCTCTTTTCGCTGTAATCAGTAAAAGAGGTTTTTTTATGGCATTACCCAAGGGTCGCGCTCTCGACAGTCGCTTTGCATTTGCTTAAATGGCAAAAGCAAGAGCTTCAACAAATGTCTCCATCGCTAATGCGTTAGCTTAACGTTGGTTATAAATTTAAGTAAAGTAAATGATCAGTCGTCATTAATCATTCAAAATCACTATTTTTGCAATCCAATGGACATTAAGAAAAAAGACATACGCGCATTAACTAAAGACCAACTTAGAGAATTCTTTGAAAAAGAAGGAGATAAAGCCTTTAGAGGGAATCAAGTTTACGAGTGGTTATGGAGCAAAGGTGCTCATACATTTGAGGATATGACAAACCTCTCTAAAGAGACGCGTCAAATGCTAGAAGACAACTTTGTTATAAATCATATCAAAGTAGATGTGATGCAACGTAGTAGTGATGGTACTGTAAAAAATGCAGTACGATTACATGATGATTTGATAGTGGAGTCTGTTTTAATACCTACAAAAACTAGAACCACAGCCTGCGTGTCTAGTCAAGTAGGGTGTAGTTTAGACTGTAAATTCTGCGCAACATCACGTTTAAAACGTATGCGTAATCTTAATCCTGACGAAATTTATGATCAAGTAGTCGCTATAGATAGAGAAAGTAGGTTGTATTTTGATAGACCTTTAAGTAATATTGTGTTTATGGGGATGGGAGAACCATTAATGAATTACAATAACGTCCTTAAGGCTATTGAGAAAATAACGTCTCCAGAAGGATTAGCAATGTCGCCAAAACGTATTGTAGTCTCTACGTCAGGAGTGCCAAAAATGATTAAAAAAATGGCAGATGATAATGTTAAGTTTAAATTGGCGGTGTCATTACACTCTGCAATTGACGAAGTCAGAACATCAATAATGCCATTTAATGCAACATTTCCGTTAGCAGATCTTAGAGAAGCACTGGTGTACTGGTACGAAAAAACCAAAAACCGTATTACTTATGAGTATGTTGTTTGGGAAGGTATAAATGATAAACGTAAAGATGTAGATGCTTTAGTTCAGTTTTGTAAGTTTGCGCCAAGCAAGGTTAATATTATAGAATATAACCCGATTGATGATGGTCAGTTTCAACAAGCTAGATCAGAAGCTATTGATATGTATAAAAACGTATTAGAGGATAATAATATTACTGTTACTGTAAGACGCAGTAGAGGTAAGGATATTGATGCGGCTTGCGGACAATTAGCTAATAAAGAAAATTAAATTAAAATATTTTATATAAAAAAAGTGCCTTTCAAATATTTGAAAGGCACTTTTTTTTTTGACAAGTAAACCAATTACTCTTTTATAAATTTTGTTGTTTGTTGTTTTCCTTCGACAAAAATTTTCATGAAGTACACACCATTATTTAAGTTGCTAATCGCAATGGAATTGTCAACTAAATCAGCGGTACTAACTTGCATAACACGTTGACCTAGTTGGTTGAATATTTCAACTGTGTCAAAAAATGTATTTGATTTTATATTAATACTGTTTTTAGCAGGATTTGGAAAGACGCTAAATGTAGAGGCATTAAACGTTGCTGTTGATAAGGAAGGATCTGCTTCAGTAGTAAAGCTCCAAACGGAAGATCCAATCGCTTCTCCTCCGATATTTTCTGCGACTACAGACCAATAATATACTGTATTGTAGTCCATACCTGTAATATTAACAGATGTGTTACTAATATTACCTAAATAGTTTAATGTTGATGGAGAATCTCCTATGTAAAAGTTATAAATAGTTGCGGGGTCTCCCGTTGTTGCCTCTGTCCAAGAAAAAGAAACTGCATTGTCAGGTTCTGTATCTAAATCAGCATCAGTTGGATCAATAGGAATAGCAATTGCTGCGTCAGATGGAGTAGGTGTGGTAACCGCATTTGGAGCGCTAGCATATTGGTTTACTAAATTAACATTATCTATAAACCAATAATCACCATCATTTTGTGCTAACACAAAAGCAATGTAAATTGTAGTTCCTTCGTAAGCGGATAAATCGACGGTATACGAAGAAAATGTACCCTCGGCTCCTGCTGTTACAGACGTTTCGGTTTGCGTATCTATAATAGTGAAATCTGCATGTGTTGTTTGTGATGATCCAGTAGAGACTCTTATGGTATATTCAGAGCCATAATCGGGTAGGAATGCATCCGTTTGGTCAAATTGTAATAATGAATTATTGGTAGTAATAGCGATAGATGGGGTAACTAACCAATCTTCAGATAGGGTTGGTACGGCTTCATAACTAACCCACATGTATCCTCCAATATTTTCCCAGTTTTTAACTGTACCTTCTCCATTAGTTCCAATAAACGTGGCCCAGGTTGCAGGTATGGTTGTGCCATTAAAGCTTTCAGGAAATTGTGCATGACTAAAAGTTGTCATTGTTAAATAAAATAATAATAGCAATGTAATTTTTTTCATGAGTTAAAGTTTAGATAATTAGGGTATTAAAGGTAATGAAAAAATAATTATTCTTTTTTTTTTAGATTAAAAATGCGAATTATTAATATTAAGGTCTATTAGTTTATTCGTATTTTTGAAATCATTAATAATTAGACCTTTCTTTTGAAAATAACAGAACAGATAAAACAACCAATTGCTTTTGAAATGGAACTTTTTGAAAAAAAGTTTCGACTAGCTATGTCATCTAAAGTTGCTTTACTTAATAGGATAACTTATTATATTGTTAATAGAAAAGGGAAACAAATGCGACCGATGTTTGTTTTTCTAGTAGCTAAAATGGTGTCAAATGGAGAGGTTAGTGAGCGTACCTATCGTGGCGCTTCTGTTATTGAGTTAATTCATACAGCGACTTTGGTACATGACGATGTGGTTGATGATAGTAATAAACGACGTGGCTTTTTCTCTATAAATGCACTATGGAAAAATAAAATAGCAGTTTTAATTGGTGATTTTTTATTATCAAAAGGGTTGCTACTATCTATCGATAATAATGATTTTGATTTATTGAAAATTATCTCTATCGCCGTTAGAGAGATGAGTGAAGGTGAATTACTTCAAATTGAAAAAGCTAGAAAGTTAGACATTACGGAGGACGTTTATTATGAGATTATCAGACAAAAAACAGCGACACTTATAGCGGCGTGTTGTAGTCTTGGAGCAGCATCGGTTAAACCAAATTCAGTTGAGGTCGAGACTATGCGTAAATTTGGAGAGCTTATTGGGATGGCCTTTCAAATTAAAGATGATTTGTTTGATTACGGTACCCAAAGTATTGGAAAACCCACAGGTATAGATATTAAAGAACAAAAAATGACATTACCTTTAATTTATGTGCTTAATAATTGCTCTAAAAAAGATAAGAAGTGGTTAATCAATTCGGTTAAAAATCATAATAAAGACAGAAAAAGGGTTAATCAAATTATCGATTTTGTAAAGCAAAATGGAGGCCTGGATTATGCGGTTTCGAAAATGAAAACCTTTCAGGAAGAAGCTTTGCTACTATTAAAAGGATTTCCTAAATCAGAATACAAAGACTCGCTAGAATTGATGGTTAATTACGTTATCGAAAGAAAAAAGTAAGTCTTAAGCGTCTCATATGTTTGCTTTTACATCAATTAATTAGCTGTTTTCTTGTGTTTTATAATTTGTATTATTTAACTTGCACCAAATTTAAATTTAAAGCGTATTGAAAAATATTACTTACCTCGTTTTAGTAATTCTAATGTGTTATACTTCAAAAGTAAACGCGCAATGTAACGAACAGGAGACTGTTGTTATTTGTGATATGACAACTATTGATAATAATAATGATGGGATTCCAGATGGAATAATCAATTTGTATGATCAGTACAATAGTACTACTGGAGGGACTATTTCAGTTGCTACAGGGACTTGGTTTGATCCTGATTTCAACTTTGCCTTAGATGAAGCTACTGGTGATCTGTTCTTATGGGATTTAGATGATTCTTCGGTAGCAATAACAGATTATCAGTTTCAATTAATTGATACTAATTCTGCCTGTCCAGATGGTATTATAGCTACTGTTAATTTAGTTTTAGGGCCTTTTGAAGGTAATCCTTTACCTCCGCAAGGAGTTAATGACGCTAATATCACAATTTGTGAGAGTATATTATCAACTTTTGATTTATTTCAGGTCTTTGAATCACAACCTTCCCCTCATAAAAATGGTATTTGGGAATTTGTAGGTAATTTAGGAGATCCTTCAAATTTTTTAGGATTTGGACCAACACCAAGTAGTTTTAATGCTACTATACCCTAC
This portion of the Olleya sp. Bg11-27 genome encodes:
- the rlmN gene encoding 23S rRNA (adenine(2503)-C(2))-methyltransferase RlmN, producing the protein MDIKKKDIRALTKDQLREFFEKEGDKAFRGNQVYEWLWSKGAHTFEDMTNLSKETRQMLEDNFVINHIKVDVMQRSSDGTVKNAVRLHDDLIVESVLIPTKTRTTACVSSQVGCSLDCKFCATSRLKRMRNLNPDEIYDQVVAIDRESRLYFDRPLSNIVFMGMGEPLMNYNNVLKAIEKITSPEGLAMSPKRIVVSTSGVPKMIKKMADDNVKFKLAVSLHSAIDEVRTSIMPFNATFPLADLREALVYWYEKTKNRITYEYVVWEGINDKRKDVDALVQFCKFAPSKVNIIEYNPIDDGQFQQARSEAIDMYKNVLEDNNITVTVRRSRGKDIDAACGQLANKEN
- a CDS encoding 3-phosphoshikimate 1-carboxyvinyltransferase translates to MNLHLNKSTIHKTSSIPITGSKSESNRLLLLQALYPEIKIGNVSNSDDSVLMSKALSSKDTVIDIHHAGTAMRFLTAYFSTQDGRDIELTGSKRMKERPIAILVDALNQLGAEITYKENEGFPPLLIKGEKLTKNKVTLKANVSSQYISALLLIASTLENGLELTLDGEITSVPYIKMTLSLLEEIGIETQFDGQLITVQPKKQSEVKKKQLTVESDWSSASYFYSIAAMSTIGTSITLSSYKQNSLQGDSALATIYKSFGVTTTFKDNSVTLQKEVEVTLDAQINFDLKNAPDIAQTISVTAFGLGLECHLTGLHTLKIKETDRLVALKTEIEKLGGEVIITDNSLTLKKATNRRQNIAVATYNDHRMAMAFAPLALKTPIIIEDYKVVSKSYPTFWDDLAALGFIFSV
- a CDS encoding polyprenyl synthetase family protein, which codes for MKITEQIKQPIAFEMELFEKKFRLAMSSKVALLNRITYYIVNRKGKQMRPMFVFLVAKMVSNGEVSERTYRGASVIELIHTATLVHDDVVDDSNKRRGFFSINALWKNKIAVLIGDFLLSKGLLLSIDNNDFDLLKIISIAVREMSEGELLQIEKARKLDITEDVYYEIIRQKTATLIAACCSLGAASVKPNSVEVETMRKFGELIGMAFQIKDDLFDYGTQSIGKPTGIDIKEQKMTLPLIYVLNNCSKKDKKWLINSVKNHNKDRKRVNQIIDFVKQNGGLDYAVSKMKTFQEEALLLLKGFPKSEYKDSLELMVNYVIERKK
- a CDS encoding T9SS-dependent choice-of-anchor J family protein — encoded protein: MKKITLLLLFYLTMTTFSHAQFPESFNGTTIPATWATFIGTNGEGTVKNWENIGGYMWVSYEAVPTLSEDWLVTPSIAITTNNSLLQFDQTDAFLPDYGSEYTIRVSTGSSQTTHADFTIIDTQTETSVTAGAEGTFSSYTVDLSAYEGTTIYIAFVLAQNDGDYWFIDNVNLVNQYASAPNAVTTPTPSDAAIAIPIDPTDADLDTEPDNAVSFSWTEATTGDPATIYNFYIGDSPSTLNYLGNISNTSVNITGMDYNTVYYWSVVAENIGGEAIGSSVWSFTTEADPSLSTATFNASTFSVFPNPAKNSINIKSNTFFDTVEIFNQLGQRVMQVSTADLVDNSIAISNLNNGVYFMKIFVEGKQQTTKFIKE
- a CDS encoding nucleotide pyrophosphohydrolase, with the protein product MDIKNAQLEVDNWINAHGVRYFNELTNMAQLTEEVGEVARIIARRYGEQSEKESDKNKDLGEELADVMFVVLCLANQTGIDLQEAFDKKLDVKTKRDHDRHHNNQKLK
- the queA gene encoding tRNA preQ1(34) S-adenosylmethionine ribosyltransferase-isomerase QueA, with amino-acid sequence MKLSHFHFDLPDELLAEYPAENRDESRLMVLNRKEQTIEHRMFKDIIEYFDEKDVMILNNTKVFPARLFGNKEKTGARIEVFLLRELNKEQRLWDVLVDPARKIRIGNKLYFGDDETLVAEVIDNTTSRGRTLRFLYDGSYEEFRKKLQLLGETPLPKYIKRDVEPEDEERYQTIYAKEEGAVAAPTAGMHFSKHLLKRLEIKGVDFAEVTLHVGLGTFNPVEVEDLSKHKMDSEELKIEAAAVEIINNAKKEKRRICAVGTTAMRAIESSVSSSGTLNEIEGWTNKFIFPPYDFSIANAMITNFHTPKSTLMMMVSAFAGHDFMKKAYDEAVKEKYKFYSYGDAMLII